The genomic window TTATTCGACATCAAATGGGTACGTATTCGACACGAATTGGGTATTTATTCGACACCAATTGGGTACGTACTCGACACGAATTGGGTAACTAGTCGACAAACACCCCACGCAAATGCAACCTTAAATAATTTTTGCCCCTCTTGCACCGAATAAAACACAAAAATCGGCATACAACACCACAAATAAGTGGTGATATATACCGATTTATTTCAATCTCATTTCAAAGACATAGATTCATATTTTCACACAAACAATGCTTCCATTGCTTGAGTGCTCATATGTAAAAGTCTTTGTAAATTGTATTGAGAATCTATCCTATATTCACTTTAATAACATTATAAATACCGGAAAATATAAATGTCAAATATTACTATTCATATTATGTTATGGACCAATAAACATGCCTAATATTTAACAAAAATTATAACGTAATACTCACCCTTGCTCACTACATTATTAAAGATGCGAAAACGACCTGAGTCTGTCCTTCATCCAAGCTCACTTCTTAATCATGGTGACAGCTGCCTACTATTTGCTATACACTTTAACTAATGGAAAATATTGTTCGAGGTGAGATTCATGTTCAGACTACTGTTGATCGAGGATGATACAACGTTGTTTCAAGAGATAAAGGAGCGTTTAGAAGGTTGGTCTTACGATGTGTATGGGATTACGGACTTCGCAAATGTGATGCAGGAATTTACTACTATTAAACCAGATTTAGTTATCATAGATATTCAGCTTCCTAAATTTGATGGCTTTCATTGGTGCCGTATGATTCGCTCACATTCAAATGTACCAATTATCTTTCTCTCATCGCGAGATCACCCAACAGATATGGTTATGTCGATGCAGTTGGGCGCCGATGATTTTGTTCAGAAGCCGTTTCATTTTGAAGTGCTCATTGCAAAGATTCAGGCTATTCTTCGCCGTGTTTATAACTACAATACGGAAAGTCAAATTAAATTAAAAACTTGGTGCGGGGCAACGATAGATTATGAAAGTAACACGGTCACTAATGATAGAGGCTCGATAGAGTTGACAAAAAATGAAATGTTTATTTTAAAGCAGCTTATCGAGCAAAAAAATAAAATTATCAGCCGTGAGAGTTTGATGAAGGCTCTTTGGGATGATGAACGGTTTATTAGCGATAATACGTTAACAGTTAACGTAAACCGGTTAAGAAAGCACTTAGGTGACATTGGATTAGGGACTTATATTGAAACGAAGGTGGGGCAAGGGTATATGGCCATAGAAGAGGGCGGACAAGCCCATGATTAAGTACTTCTTAAAAGAACGTTTAAGCTGGATACTGTTCTTTTTCTCTATGCATATATTGCTTCTTTTTGTAACGTACATTGACTCATCGATTCCGTTAGGAGCTATTTTATATGCCATTTTCATCTCAGTCTTACTGTTTCTATTTTTCATCCTGTTTCGCTATCACAATGAAACCCGCTTTTACAAAAGTTTAGAAGGCTGGGATTGTGAAACGATAGTAAATCATCCTAATAGCCCTTTTGAAGCAATGGTAAAAGAAAAGCTTGAAGCAACTTCTGAGCAGCTTAAAACACAGCGCTCCATACATATTTCAATACTCGAGGAAGAACAGGAAAGTAGACTAGCTTGGATTCATGAAGTAAAAACACCACTTACCGCTATGCATCTTATGATAGACAGAATACAAGATGAGGCTTTGAAAGAACAATTAACATATGAATGGTTACGCATCCACTTACTTCTTGATCAGCAATTACATCAAACTCGCATTTTAAATATTGAGAATGACTTATACATTGAGCATGTAGAATTAAAACCAATCATACATAAAGAAATACGCGATTTGCATAATTGGTGTCGCCAGAAGGGGATTGGCTTTGATCTTCAATTAGAGGCTACCCATGTTGTCACCGATTCAAAATGGATCGCATTTATACTTAGACAGCTTCTAACAAATGCTATTAAATATAGTAATGGTACAGATATTTCGATCAAAAGCTATCCAAGAGGCGAACGCATTGTGGTTGAAGTGCAGGATTTTGGTCGTGGTATTGACGCAAAGGACATGCCACGCATTTTTGACAAAGGGTTTACGTCAACAACTAGGCACCATGACAACGCTGCAACGGGCATGGGGCTGTACTTAACAAAAAAAGTAGCCAAAGTGCTGCTTATAAAAATAGAAGTACAATCTCAGCTTCACGAAGGAACAACATTTCTGCTAACGTTTCCGAAAAAAAATGAGTTTATAAATGTAATAAGCATGTGACAAAAATGTCACATGCTTTTACAATTTGTTCGGACAATGAAAGGAAAAAGCGATTCAGTCTTTATATAATGAACGTAACAAAACCACAAAGGGAGTATGAACAATGATTATGTTAGAAGCAAATAACATTCATAAAAGCTTTGGAAATAAATTTAACAAACAAGACGTGTTAAAGGGTATTAACGTATCGATTGAAAAAGGGGAATTTGTTA from Bacillus sp. HMF5848 includes these protein-coding regions:
- a CDS encoding response regulator transcription factor, producing MFRLLLIEDDTTLFQEIKERLEGWSYDVYGITDFANVMQEFTTIKPDLVIIDIQLPKFDGFHWCRMIRSHSNVPIIFLSSRDHPTDMVMSMQLGADDFVQKPFHFEVLIAKIQAILRRVYNYNTESQIKLKTWCGATIDYESNTVTNDRGSIELTKNEMFILKQLIEQKNKIISRESLMKALWDDERFISDNTLTVNVNRLRKHLGDIGLGTYIETKVGQGYMAIEEGGQAHD
- a CDS encoding sensor histidine kinase, with translation MIKYFLKERLSWILFFFSMHILLLFVTYIDSSIPLGAILYAIFISVLLFLFFILFRYHNETRFYKSLEGWDCETIVNHPNSPFEAMVKEKLEATSEQLKTQRSIHISILEEEQESRLAWIHEVKTPLTAMHLMIDRIQDEALKEQLTYEWLRIHLLLDQQLHQTRILNIENDLYIEHVELKPIIHKEIRDLHNWCRQKGIGFDLQLEATHVVTDSKWIAFILRQLLTNAIKYSNGTDISIKSYPRGERIVVEVQDFGRGIDAKDMPRIFDKGFTSTTRHHDNAATGMGLYLTKKVAKVLLIKIEVQSQLHEGTTFLLTFPKKNEFINVISM